The [Eubacterium] siraeum genome contains a region encoding:
- a CDS encoding ABC transporter ATP-binding protein — MYLEVKDVKKSYGSDAGYTQVLKGVTTSVEKGEMCVIQGTSGSGKSTLLNCIGGLDIMDSGSVKVDGTEIFGLKADALAKYRKANLGFIFQFYNLVPNLTVEENIQVCEYLTDKPLDMNELLDTLGLTEHRKKFPSQLSGGQQQRCAIARALIKNPKLLLCDEPTGALDSRTSRDILVLLEQVNRKYGTTMLIVTHNNAIKNMVHKVIILKDGLIKKDYYNETLIPAAELEDL; from the coding sequence ATGTATCTTGAAGTAAAAGACGTAAAAAAGAGCTACGGCTCAGACGCAGGCTACACGCAGGTATTGAAGGGTGTGACCACAAGCGTTGAAAAGGGAGAAATGTGCGTAATACAGGGAACGAGCGGTTCGGGCAAATCGACGCTGCTTAACTGCATAGGCGGCCTTGACATTATGGACAGCGGTTCTGTAAAGGTTGACGGCACGGAAATATTCGGGCTAAAGGCTGATGCTCTGGCAAAGTACAGAAAGGCAAACCTCGGCTTTATATTCCAGTTCTACAACCTTGTGCCTAATCTTACTGTCGAGGAAAATATTCAGGTATGCGAGTACCTTACCGATAAGCCGCTTGATATGAACGAGCTTCTCGATACGCTCGGACTTACAGAGCATAGAAAAAAGTTCCCCTCACAGCTTTCCGGCGGTCAGCAGCAGAGATGCGCCATAGCAAGAGCGCTGATAAAGAACCCGAAGCTTCTGCTGTGCGATGAGCCAACGGGTGCGCTTGATTCAAGGACTTCGAGGGATATACTTGTGCTTCTTGAACAGGTAAACCGGAAATACGGCACAACAATGCTGATAGTAACGCATAACAATGCGATAAAGAATATGGTGCACAAGGTGATAATCCTCAAGGACGGACTTATCAAAAAGGATTATTACAACGAAACGCTTATACCTGCCGCTGAGCTGGAGGATCTTTAA
- a CDS encoding TetR/AcrR family transcriptional regulator: MSDNETRQKLIDSAKKEFFENGFAKASLRKICTNAGVTTGALYFFFKNKDDLFSAIVAPPLLKLKEMLIKHNREDEEYMGSPDEQTRSVENQLSTHKEAVTMVGYLYDNYDAFLLLLTKSQGSVYENCVDEFVALMEEGFRSGAEALLKNMPGCRIDEYMLHWLAHMDIEMFIHLLTHVPEKEKGLAYAEKMIGAMVKMWFDLLFVKDE; encoded by the coding sequence ATGAGTGATAACGAAACAAGACAAAAGCTGATAGACAGCGCAAAGAAAGAGTTTTTCGAAAACGGCTTTGCAAAAGCCTCGCTCAGAAAAATCTGTACAAACGCAGGTGTCACGACAGGCGCTTTGTACTTCTTTTTCAAAAATAAGGACGATTTGTTCAGTGCAATTGTCGCACCTCCGCTTTTAAAGCTGAAAGAAATGCTGATTAAGCATAACCGTGAGGACGAGGAGTATATGGGTTCGCCGGACGAGCAGACGAGGAGCGTTGAAAATCAGCTTTCAACTCATAAAGAGGCAGTCACTATGGTCGGTTATCTTTATGATAATTATGATGCATTCCTGCTGCTGCTCACAAAGTCACAAGGCTCGGTCTACGAAAACTGTGTTGACGAGTTCGTTGCACTTATGGAAGAGGGCTTTCGCTCAGGTGCAGAGGCATTGCTTAAAAATATGCCGGGTTGCCGCATTGACGAATATATGCTTCACTGGCTCGCCCATATGGATATAGAGATGTTCATACATCTGCTTACTCACGTTCCCGAAAAGGAGAAGGGACTTGCGTATGCCGAGAAAATGATCGGCGCAATGGTAAAGATGTGGTTTGATTTGTTGTTTGTAAAAGATGAATAA
- a CDS encoding FprA family A-type flavoprotein, with protein sequence MFISEDVKYVGVNDTTIDLFEGQYKVPDGISYNSYVILDEKTAVMDTVDINFSAIWLEKVKTELGDRKLDYLVVQHMEPDHSASIAEFLKFYPDTTVVGNAKTFTMIKGFFPDLTITNTLTVKEGDTLTLGSHVLTFVFAPMVHWPEVMVTYDAKDKILFSADGFGRFGTPDSEQAWDDEARRYYIGIVGKYGAQVQALLKKAAALDIEKICALHGPVLSENLAHYLDLYNKWSSYVPEKDGVMIAYASIYGNTKKAAELLYDKLKAKNVDVIITDLARCDVSKAISDAFAYGKLVLATPTYNADVFPFMRTFIEGLTERNYQKRTVAFIENGAWAPMAAKVMAGMFEKSKELNILDKTVKITCALNDASAAQVDELADELA encoded by the coding sequence ATGTTTATCTCAGAAGACGTAAAATATGTCGGTGTAAACGACACCACAATCGACCTGTTTGAAGGTCAGTACAAAGTGCCTGACGGCATTTCCTACAACTCTTATGTCATTCTTGACGAAAAGACGGCGGTTATGGATACTGTCGATATAAACTTTTCGGCAATATGGCTTGAAAAGGTAAAAACGGAGCTTGGCGACAGGAAGCTGGATTATCTGGTGGTTCAGCATATGGAGCCTGACCATTCGGCAAGTATTGCGGAATTTCTGAAATTCTATCCCGATACAACGGTAGTCGGCAACGCAAAGACATTCACGATGATAAAGGGATTTTTTCCCGACCTTACCATAACAAACACGCTTACCGTAAAAGAGGGCGATACTCTGACGCTTGGCAGTCACGTTCTGACTTTTGTATTCGCTCCTATGGTACACTGGCCGGAGGTTATGGTAACGTATGACGCAAAGGACAAGATCCTGTTCTCTGCGGACGGTTTCGGCAGGTTCGGCACACCCGACAGCGAGCAGGCGTGGGATGATGAGGCACGCAGATATTATATCGGCATTGTGGGAAAATACGGTGCGCAGGTGCAGGCGCTTCTCAAGAAGGCCGCTGCGCTTGATATAGAGAAAATCTGTGCGTTACACGGTCCTGTACTGAGTGAAAACCTTGCACATTATCTTGATCTTTACAACAAGTGGTCGTCATACGTTCCCGAAAAGGACGGCGTTATGATAGCTTATGCTTCAATCTACGGCAACACAAAGAAAGCCGCAGAGCTTTTATATGACAAGCTGAAGGCAAAGAATGTTGATGTTATTATCACAGACCTTGCAAGATGCGATGTGTCCAAAGCAATCTCGGACGCATTTGCTTACGGCAAGCTGGTGCTTGCAACGCCTACCTATAATGCGGATGTGTTCCCGTTTATGAGAACGTTCATTGAGGGTCTTACCGAGAGAAACTATCAGAAGAGGACGGTTGCGTTTATCGAAAACGGTGCATGGGCACCTATGGCGGCTAAGGTTATGGCAGGTATGTTTGAAAAGTCGAAGGAGCTTAATATCCTTGACAAGACGGTCAAGATCACCTGCGCGCTGAATGACGCAAGCGCGGCACAGGTCGATGAGCTGGCTGATGAGCTGGCATAA
- a CDS encoding (2Fe-2S) ferredoxin domain-containing protein, with protein MKNISICVGSSCHLKGSYKIIELAKDYIANHNIGDKVNLGAAFCLGRCTDGVTIKIDDEIICGVNENNFQQIFDEKVLVCLD; from the coding sequence ATGAAGAACATCAGCATCTGCGTCGGCAGCTCATGCCATCTGAAAGGCTCGTACAAAATAATCGAGCTTGCAAAAGACTACATAGCAAACCACAACATCGGAGATAAGGTAAATCTCGGTGCTGCTTTCTGTCTTGGAAGATGCACAGACGGCGTTACGATAAAAATAGACGATGAAATAATCTGCGGAGTAAACGAAAACAACTTCCAGCAGATATTTGACGAAAAGGTACTTGTCTGTCTTGACTGA
- a CDS encoding GDSL-type esterase/lipase family protein — MKRILCFGDSNTWGLIPGTDKRFADGVRWTSIIRNDLEQSGYEIIEEGLCGRTTVFEDPDRIGRAGDKLLPVFLESHAPLDMVIIMLGTNDCKPVYNADAETIAHGAERLIEQVRAYAGNCRVLLISPIELGNDVWQEGYDPQFDAGSPAVSRNLKYTFAKVARKHGTDILAASDHAKPSSIDCEHLDENGHNALARAVEDKILSIYGRAAS; from the coding sequence ATGAAAAGGATACTTTGCTTCGGCGACTCAAATACTTGGGGGCTTATCCCCGGCACTGACAAGAGATTTGCCGACGGTGTACGCTGGACAAGCATTATAAGAAACGACCTTGAGCAAAGCGGCTATGAGATAATAGAAGAAGGACTTTGCGGAAGAACAACGGTTTTTGAGGACCCCGACAGGATAGGAAGAGCAGGCGACAAGCTGCTCCCCGTATTCCTTGAAAGCCATGCTCCGCTGGATATGGTCATTATAATGCTCGGAACGAACGACTGCAAGCCGGTTTATAACGCTGACGCAGAAACGATTGCGCACGGTGCGGAGCGTCTTATCGAGCAGGTAAGAGCGTATGCAGGTAATTGCCGTGTCCTGCTCATTTCACCTATAGAACTTGGTAATGACGTATGGCAGGAAGGATACGATCCGCAGTTTGACGCAGGCTCACCCGCCGTTTCACGAAATCTGAAATACACCTTTGCAAAGGTCGCAAGAAAGCACGGCACAGATATACTTGCCGCCTCAGACCACGCAAAACCAAGCAGTATAGACTGCGAACATCTTGACGAGAACGGACACAATGCGCTTGCCCGTGCAGTCGAGGACAAGATACTCAGTATTTACGGAAGGGCGGCTTCATAA
- a CDS encoding AzlC family ABC transporter permease: MTKKQLIRHSFIKSLPVLCSYLFLGMAYGMMMAEAGYQWYYSLFSCLFLYSGTCQFLLITFFSSGASLLTVALTVLLVNSRQSFYSLTFLKDFSAMGKRKLYMIHSMTDETYAVNTTLDYMPEDDKHSTMFGVALFSHFYWTFFSVLGSVIGQLLPFQLEGVDFCMTALFVIIFIDKWEHADRHSPALIGLGVGVLCLLIFGQNSFMLPALLLSTALLLLITNTNFGKKKGGKDNDEVKTADEKTEIVTSPEDIITDEKEERKI, from the coding sequence ATGACAAAAAAGCAACTTATCAGACATTCTTTCATCAAGAGTCTGCCTGTACTGTGCAGTTATCTGTTTTTAGGTATGGCATACGGAATGATGATGGCGGAGGCAGGGTATCAGTGGTACTACTCGCTGTTCTCCTGTCTGTTCCTCTACTCCGGAACCTGCCAGTTCTTACTTATAACATTTTTCAGCAGCGGAGCGTCACTACTTACGGTGGCGCTCACTGTTCTGCTTGTAAACAGCAGGCAGAGCTTCTACAGTCTTACATTCCTGAAGGATTTCAGCGCTATGGGAAAGCGTAAGCTGTATATGATACATTCGATGACGGATGAAACGTATGCGGTAAACACTACGCTCGACTATATGCCCGAGGACGACAAGCACAGCACCATGTTCGGCGTTGCGCTTTTCAGCCATTTTTACTGGACGTTCTTTTCGGTACTGGGAAGCGTTATCGGACAGCTGCTCCCGTTTCAGCTTGAGGGCGTTGACTTCTGTATGACGGCGCTGTTCGTCATTATCTTTATCGACAAGTGGGAACACGCCGACAGGCACTCCCCTGCGCTTATCGGTCTTGGGGTAGGCGTACTGTGCCTGCTTATCTTCGGTCAGAACAGCTTTATGCTCCCTGCTCTGCTCTTATCCACAGCGCTTTTACTGCTGATAACAAATACAAACTTCGGTAAGAAAAAGGGCGGAAAGGATAACGATGAGGTAAAAACGGCAGACGAAAAAACAGAGATAGTTACTTCTCCGGAAGATATTATCACCGATGAAAAGGAGGAGCGGAAGATATGA
- a CDS encoding ABC transporter permease, whose amino-acid sequence MNKVLSKRIPREFKSNLPKYIALLLLIVLCMYLVTAMVASSETIIIRTDEHNAANHVEDGQFTTFLPLTNEQEKDITDKGVTLERMYSLDIKAEDGSTLRVMKNRRNIDLVELIRGEYPSKDNEAVVERRYTEEHSLDIGSKLTVGGTEYTVCGIGASPDYDAPYQNMSDMAVSSKNFGIIFVTDSEYERVSDISKSAQTFTYGYLLGNDMTDDKLKELIEDFDFDYTKVTDKYYLETVNEALEKRTEIENGINDLAEGADKLHNGLKDLSDGADTLYGGMNDLSDGADKLYDGLKTLYDGTVQLHTGMTSIYDGASALDKGLGELSGGASSLNSAIAGADSAGLIPPTMNALVSGADSLASGLKSAKSGSSELVSGISSANRGAEQLSTGATDAVNGAKELANGVKDAKDGTKALADGAKDAKDGAGELADGIHELKSNIGKLLDAAFNLDLTNLTSFVKRADNVRIAGAAGDVVMNKYGGLAACVILMALFAYVISVFVVHQINRESSVIGALYALGVSKGALIRHYIMLPTIIAFIGGVLGSVIGFSPMSIQSQLADSYSYFSLPDFQTVIPLYLVIYAVVIPPVIAATVNALVINRRLSAPALSLMRNEQNVRNISRMEIKSGGFVRKFRIRQLLREMRANITVAACMFVSMLILMLGLDCYSMCNNVTTDTLAGATYEYMYTLKYPTSEVPDGGEACYVESLEKEKDGYTLDITVIGIDSDNPYYNVDVKNGKSIVTASLSVAQRYGVAEGDKLILTDEAAGTDYAFTVGSISDYSAGLAVFMDIDSMRELFRQEDDYYNMVLSDKALDIDEGRIYSVTTKSDIERSSKIFTELMSGMVITLVGTSAVIFVVVMYLMMGVMIDRSSFGISLLKTFGYSKKDVKKLYLDGNAITIAISAIICLPLSKFVMDRIYPSFIPNVACGINLNFAWYLYPALFIAVMLIYLLTSTLLVRKLNKITPAEVLKNRE is encoded by the coding sequence ATGAACAAGGTGCTTTCAAAAAGAATACCGAGGGAGTTTAAGTCTAATCTCCCTAAGTACATCGCACTGCTGCTTCTGATAGTGCTTTGTATGTATCTGGTGACAGCGATGGTGGCAAGCTCGGAAACAATTATTATCAGAACAGACGAGCATAATGCTGCAAATCACGTTGAGGACGGACAGTTCACAACGTTCTTGCCTCTGACAAACGAGCAGGAAAAGGATATTACCGATAAGGGTGTTACCCTTGAACGTATGTACAGCCTTGATATAAAGGCTGAGGACGGTTCAACTCTCAGAGTGATGAAGAACCGCAGAAATATCGACCTTGTCGAGCTTATAAGAGGCGAATATCCGTCTAAAGACAACGAAGCAGTAGTCGAACGCAGATATACGGAAGAACACAGCCTTGATATCGGCAGTAAGCTGACAGTCGGCGGTACGGAGTATACCGTATGCGGCATAGGCGCATCTCCCGACTATGACGCACCGTATCAGAATATGTCTGATATGGCTGTATCAAGCAAAAATTTCGGTATTATCTTTGTTACCGACAGCGAGTACGAGCGAGTGTCGGACATTTCAAAGTCGGCGCAGACCTTCACATACGGCTATCTTCTCGGAAATGATATGACCGATGATAAGCTGAAGGAGCTTATAGAGGATTTTGATTTTGACTATACGAAGGTTACTGACAAGTATTATCTTGAAACGGTAAACGAGGCGCTTGAAAAGCGTACCGAAATAGAAAACGGCATCAATGATTTAGCGGAAGGTGCGGACAAACTTCATAACGGTCTTAAAGATCTGTCGGACGGAGCCGACACGCTTTACGGCGGTATGAATGATTTATCCGATGGAGCAGATAAGCTGTATGACGGACTTAAGACCTTATATGACGGCACGGTACAGCTTCACACCGGTATGACAAGCATATATGACGGCGCATCGGCTCTTGATAAGGGTCTTGGCGAATTGTCGGGCGGCGCTTCTTCGCTGAACAGCGCAATAGCAGGAGCAGATTCCGCAGGACTTATCCCTCCCACAATGAACGCTCTTGTAAGCGGTGCGGACAGCCTTGCCTCAGGACTTAAAAGTGCAAAAAGCGGCTCGTCCGAACTTGTATCGGGCATAAGCAGTGCAAATAGAGGAGCAGAGCAGTTATCGACAGGCGCAACCGATGCGGTAAACGGAGCAAAGGAGCTTGCAAATGGCGTAAAGGACGCAAAGGACGGCACTAAAGCGCTTGCAGACGGAGCAAAAGACGCAAAGGACGGAGCGGGTGAGCTTGCAGACGGTATACACGAGCTTAAGAGCAATATCGGAAAACTGCTCGATGCGGCTTTCAACCTTGATCTGACCAACCTTACATCGTTTGTGAAAAGAGCGGATAACGTCCGTATCGCAGGTGCGGCAGGCGATGTCGTAATGAATAAGTACGGCGGACTTGCGGCGTGCGTAATTCTTATGGCGCTGTTTGCATATGTAATATCCGTATTCGTTGTTCATCAGATAAACAGGGAGAGCAGTGTAATAGGTGCATTGTACGCTCTCGGAGTAAGTAAAGGCGCACTTATAAGGCACTACATAATGCTCCCCACGATAATAGCATTCATCGGCGGCGTTCTCGGCTCGGTGATAGGCTTTTCCCCTATGTCGATACAGTCACAGCTTGCGGACAGTTACTCGTATTTTTCACTGCCCGATTTTCAGACGGTAATACCGCTTTACCTTGTGATATATGCCGTTGTCATTCCTCCCGTGATAGCGGCAACAGTAAATGCGCTTGTTATCAACAGGCGACTTTCCGCACCGGCGCTGTCGCTTATGAGAAACGAGCAGAACGTAAGGAATATCAGCCGTATGGAGATAAAGAGCGGCGGCTTTGTAAGAAAGTTCAGAATACGTCAGCTTCTGCGTGAGATGAGAGCGAATATCACGGTTGCGGCTTGTATGTTCGTTTCAATGCTTATCCTTATGCTCGGACTTGACTGCTATTCAATGTGTAATAACGTAACAACAGATACGCTTGCAGGCGCAACATACGAGTATATGTATACGCTTAAATATCCGACCTCCGAAGTTCCCGATGGCGGCGAAGCGTGTTATGTCGAATCGCTCGAAAAGGAAAAGGACGGCTACACGCTTGATATTACGGTAATAGGCATAGACAGCGATAATCCGTATTATAACGTTGATGTGAAAAATGGAAAAAGCATTGTCACAGCGTCGTTATCGGTAGCCCAGAGATACGGAGTAGCCGAGGGCGACAAGCTCATACTTACCGATGAGGCGGCAGGCACCGACTATGCTTTCACAGTCGGCAGTATAAGCGATTATTCCGCAGGACTTGCCGTATTTATGGATATTGACAGTATGAGAGAGCTTTTCAGACAGGAAGACGATTACTACAATATGGTGTTGTCCGACAAAGCGCTTGATATAGACGAGGGCAGAATTTACTCGGTAACAACAAAGTCTGATATTGAACGCTCGTCAAAGATATTCACCGAGCTTATGAGCGGAATGGTTATAACGCTTGTCGGCACATCGGCTGTAATCTTTGTAGTGGTAATGTATCTTATGATGGGCGTGATGATAGACAGAAGTTCGTTCGGCATTTCGCTGCTGAAAACCTTCGGTTACAGCAAAAAAGACGTGAAAAAGCTGTACCTTGACGGTAATGCAATCACTATAGCAATATCGGCAATAATCTGCTTGCCGCTGTCAAAGTTTGTTATGGACAGAATATATCCTTCGTTTATCCCTAACGTTGCCTGCGGAATTAACCTCAATTTTGCGTGGTATTTATATCCCGCTTTGTTTATCGCCGTTATGCTGATATATCTTCTCACAAGCACGCTTCTTGTAAGAAAGCTGAACAAAATCACACCCGCCGAGGTGCTGAAAAACAGAGAGTAA
- a CDS encoding AzlD domain-containing protein, protein MTPTPMTPLQMVIAIVISAVITFSLRALPFVIFHGNRKMPKWLERIEKSLPAMIMSILIIYCLKDIGDNMFGVGIPRLLAVAITGGSYKLWHNTFVSMAAGTLSYMGLLYLFSHVLTMA, encoded by the coding sequence ATGACACCAACTCCTATGACACCTTTACAGATGGTGATAGCGATAGTTATCAGTGCTGTTATCACATTCTCACTGCGTGCGCTGCCCTTTGTAATCTTTCACGGCAACAGGAAAATGCCAAAGTGGCTCGAACGCATAGAAAAATCGCTCCCGGCTATGATAATGTCGATACTTATAATCTACTGCCTGAAGGACATCGGCGACAATATGTTCGGTGTCGGTATACCAAGACTTCTTGCCGTTGCTATAACGGGCGGAAGCTATAAATTGTGGCATAACACTTTCGTAAGCATGGCGGCAGGCACGCTGTCATATATGGGTCTGCTGTACTTATTCAGCCATGTGCTGACAATGGCATAA
- a CDS encoding cation transporter, protein MTALNFSREADKLKKHRLRLKEFIRLFTQSKRFRIVLYTAGSLTLNVAYAAYNGVLGLFYSSIWFMILCVYYGLLAVMRYMAVSYEKKLDKGIQVVSEVYVMRFTGMMFIVMSVVLMLIELYSMIHNTARQYARLVIASIAVYTVIKLARAIINLIKVQQHRSPLLSAIRNISLADAGVSAVTLIRSLTVYATWLSESDKLIIITCSGVIVYLTTLVLGVAMLLRHTDKNQSADKNAPITADNSGDVSKIDTVKERLTENFVKISDNVVDRYDAISDKANEKNEMLKEHFEERVRHIEEKRKNNDNKY, encoded by the coding sequence GTGACGGCACTTAATTTCTCAAGGGAGGCGGATAAACTGAAAAAACACAGACTCAGGCTGAAAGAATTTATCCGCCTGTTCACGCAAAGCAAGCGTTTTCGGATAGTGCTGTACACCGCAGGCTCGCTGACGCTGAATGTTGCCTATGCCGCATACAACGGCGTTCTCGGTCTGTTCTACAGCTCGATATGGTTTATGATACTGTGCGTGTATTACGGTCTGCTTGCCGTGATGCGTTATATGGCTGTATCGTATGAGAAAAAGCTGGACAAGGGCATACAGGTAGTATCGGAAGTATATGTAATGCGGTTTACGGGTATGATGTTTATTGTCATGAGCGTGGTACTTATGCTTATCGAGCTGTACAGTATGATACACAATACGGCAAGGCAATATGCAAGGCTCGTCATCGCAAGTATAGCTGTGTACACGGTCATAAAGCTTGCCCGTGCGATAATCAACCTTATAAAAGTGCAGCAGCACCGCTCGCCGCTTCTCAGTGCTATACGAAACATTTCTCTTGCGGATGCAGGCGTATCCGCAGTTACTCTTATCCGCTCGCTTACTGTGTATGCGACGTGGCTCAGCGAAAGCGATAAGCTGATAATAATAACCTGTTCGGGCGTTATCGTCTACCTTACCACACTTGTACTGGGAGTTGCTATGCTTCTTCGGCATACGGACAAAAACCAAAGCGCAGATAAAAATGCACCGATAACGGCAGATAACAGCGGTGACGTTTCAAAAATCGACACGGTAAAGGAAAGGCTTACCGAAAACTTTGTTAAGATAAGCGACAATGTGGTTGACAGGTACGATGCAATCTCGGACAAGGCGAACGAGAAAAACGAGATGCTGAAGGAGCATTTTGAAGAACGTGTGCGACATATCGAGGAAAAGCGGAAGAACAATGATAACAAATACTGA
- a CDS encoding rhodanese-like domain-containing protein: MEITVSELERLSPDSYILYDTRSEQEKLYGVMEGAVSVSADELLSAPPEDKTQKLIICCARGKFSVDTAEQLSEMGYDAYSLSGGYAAWLLAVMQKEQADEVSKRVEQSLQKKFRKKIWAAFTKAVKQYELVKENDRIAVCISGGKDSMLMAKLFQELHRHSDFPFEVKFIVMDPGYSTANRNVIEENARKLKIPIEIFESDIFDSVYNIEKSPCYLCARMRRGHLYNYAKSLGCNKIALGHHYDDVIETILMGMLYGAQIQTMMPKLHSTNFEGMELIRPLYLVREDDIKAWRDYNGLHFIQCACKFTDTCTTCNNEENRSKRVEIKQLIAKLKQTNPEVEKHIFKSVENVNIDTVIAWKKGGEKHHFLDSYDKMI, from the coding sequence TTGGAAATAACCGTAAGCGAGCTTGAAAGGCTCTCCCCCGACAGCTATATTTTATACGACACACGCAGTGAGCAGGAAAAGCTGTACGGCGTTATGGAGGGTGCTGTATCGGTTTCGGCAGACGAGCTTTTATCCGCACCGCCTGAGGACAAAACTCAGAAGCTGATTATCTGCTGTGCAAGAGGAAAATTCAGCGTAGATACCGCAGAACAATTATCGGAAATGGGCTATGACGCTTATTCGCTTTCGGGCGGATATGCCGCCTGGCTTCTTGCTGTAATGCAAAAGGAGCAGGCTGACGAGGTTTCGAAGCGTGTCGAGCAGAGCCTGCAAAAGAAGTTCCGCAAAAAGATATGGGCGGCATTCACAAAGGCTGTAAAGCAGTATGAACTTGTAAAGGAAAACGACCGTATCGCCGTATGTATTTCGGGCGGTAAGGACTCTATGCTGATGGCTAAGCTGTTTCAGGAGCTTCACCGCCACAGCGATTTTCCGTTCGAGGTGAAATTTATCGTAATGGACCCAGGCTACAGCACGGCAAACAGGAATGTTATCGAGGAGAACGCACGCAAGCTGAAAATACCGATAGAGATATTCGAGTCGGACATTTTCGATTCTGTTTATAACATTGAAAAATCTCCCTGTTATCTTTGTGCGAGGATGAGGAGAGGTCACCTGTATAACTATGCAAAGAGCCTTGGCTGTAACAAGATAGCGCTCGGACATCACTATGACGATGTGATAGAAACGATACTTATGGGTATGCTGTACGGCGCTCAGATACAGACGATGATGCCGAAACTCCACAGCACGAACTTTGAGGGAATGGAGCTTATACGTCCGCTGTACCTTGTGCGTGAGGACGATATAAAAGCGTGGAGGGACTACAACGGTCTGCACTTTATCCAGTGCGCCTGCAAATTCACGGACACCTGCACTACCTGCAACAACGAGGAGAACCGTTCAAAGCGTGTGGAGATAAAACAGCTTATCGCAAAGCTGAAGCAGACAAATCCTGAGGTTGAAAAGCATATTTTCAAGAGCGTTGAAAACGTGAATATTGATACTGTCATTGCGTGGAAAAAGGGAGGGGAAAAGCATCACTTCCTTGACAGCTATGATAAAATGATATGA
- a CDS encoding thioesterase family protein — protein MLTTGTKGKAEVKVDDTNTAVTMGSGSLKVFATPAMIALIEKAACTALEGQLEDGQTTVGTKLDVAHVAATPVGMNVTAEAVLTEIDNRRLVFEVVARDEKDVIGKGSHERFIVNAEKFTAKTYGKV, from the coding sequence ATGCTCACAACAGGAACAAAAGGAAAAGCGGAAGTTAAGGTCGATGACACCAATACGGCTGTCACAATGGGCAGCGGCTCACTCAAAGTTTTCGCTACTCCTGCGATGATCGCACTTATAGAAAAGGCTGCCTGCACAGCGCTTGAAGGACAGCTTGAGGACGGACAGACCACTGTCGGCACAAAGCTGGATGTTGCACACGTTGCCGCTACTCCCGTCGGTATGAATGTTACCGCAGAAGCGGTCCTTACCGAAATTGACAACCGCAGACTTGTATTTGAGGTCGTTGCAAGGGATGAAAAGGATGTTATCGGCAAGGGCTCTCACGAGCGCTTTATTGTGAATGCGGAAAAATTCACTGCTAAAACTTATGGCAAGGTGTAA
- a CDS encoding redox-sensing transcriptional repressor Rex produces the protein MNGTISRQALRRLPFYLDYLKKKQADGVRNISATTVANELKLNEVQVRKDLASVSVTGGKPKTGYVAAELIRDLESFLGYDNTKEAVIAGAGKLGQALLSYKEFDRYGLNIVAAFDTDESIIDSKRILPADKMADICSRLKVHIGIICVPPECAQSVCDKMVASGILAIWNFAPVHLSVPTGVIVQYENLAASLAVLSQNLEFEIRDGHIF, from the coding sequence ATGAACGGTACAATTTCTAGGCAGGCACTTAGGAGATTGCCATTCTATCTTGATTATCTGAAGAAAAAGCAGGCGGACGGGGTACGCAATATTTCCGCTACCACCGTTGCAAACGAGCTTAAGCTGAACGAGGTGCAGGTCCGTAAGGATCTGGCATCGGTGAGCGTTACGGGAGGCAAGCCGAAAACGGGTTATGTTGCGGCGGAGCTTATCCGTGATCTTGAGAGCTTTCTCGGATATGACAATACGAAAGAGGCGGTAATCGCAGGTGCGGGAAAGCTTGGACAGGCGCTTCTCTCATATAAGGAATTTGACCGCTACGGACTTAACATAGTAGCGGCATTTGACACGGATGAGAGCATTATTGACAGCAAGCGCATACTTCCGGCTGATAAAATGGCGGATATATGCTCAAGGCTTAAAGTACATATCGGTATAATCTGCGTTCCTCCGGAATGCGCACAATCGGTATGCGACAAAATGGTGGCAAGCGGTATACTTGCAATATGGAATTTTGCACCTGTACATTTGTCTGTTCCGACCGGCGTAATAGTCCAGTATGAAAATCTTGCGGCTTCTCTTGCGGTGCTTTCACAAAATCTGGAGTTTGAAATCAGGGACGGTCACATTTTCTGA